GAGGCCGGAAGCGGCGATCCGTTTTCACGCAGCGTGTCCAGCAGGCGTTCTTCCATGCCGTCGCGGTGCAGAAAACGCGGATCCTCCAGGTCCACCACGACACCCATAGAGGGCGCTGCGCGAGCCTCCTCTTCCAGCGCATCCCACGCCACGCCCCCCCACTCGCGCGCGCATTCCTGCAACACCCACAGACCGGTCAGGTTCTTGAGCAGGCGGATGGAACCGTCCAGCCCCGCCTCGTTTGTGAACCCGGCGGCGAGCGCCTCGGCCGTCACCACAGGCGTAGCGCGTTCCACCCCGAAAAGCGACCAGGTCCCGCAACTGATATAGGCCCATGCCGCATCCGGATCGACCGCCGGGGCAGCCGCTACAGCCAGCGCGGTGTCGTGACTGCATGTGGCAATGACCGCGATGTCCGGATGACCATGCACCGACCCGAGGATCGTGCCCGACGGAACGATTTCGGGCCACCGAACGGGATCGAGACCGACTGTCCGCATGAGCGGGGCCGCCCACTCCCTCGTATGCACATCCATCATCTGCGTGGTGCTGGCCAGCGACACTTCGACAGCCCGCCTGCCTCCAAGCCGGTGGTTGAAATAATCGGCCATCATGAGGCAATGCGCCGCTTGCAGACCTTCTTCGGAATCGGCCACCCACTGGTACAGCGTGTTGAACGGCCAGGAGTAGATGCCGGTGCATTCGTAAATATCCTCCGGCGGCACCGTTTCAAATACCGTCTCCATCACTCCGTCGAGGCGATGATCCCGGTAGCAATACGGTAAACCAACCGGAGATCCGTCTGCATCGAGCAACACATAATCGACGCCCCATGAGTCCACGGAAACCGAGCGAACCCCGGGCGCCTCGGCCAGCGCAGCCTGCAGCCCGATCCGTATCTCCTCCTCCATGGCGTGGATATCCCACCGGATATGCCCGTCTCCCTCCACGATGGGCGTCCCGAAACGGTGCACTTCCTGCATCTCCACACGCTCCCCGTCGAACCGGCCCAACACGACGCGCCCACTCGCAGCGCCAAGGTCCACGGCAAGCATATGTTGTGCCCGTTCCCGCATAGGGCCGCCGGTGTGCATCCGGTTACGATCAGAGGCTTTGCGGCGGAACGTACGCGGCGCCGGTGCGCGCCTCGGAAACCTGCTCACGGTACCGTGAGGCCCGGAACGCGCCCACAGGGTCGATGGCGCCCCCAAGACGTTTGCGAGCGGCCGCCGCCAATGCACTCACATCCGTCTCGTAGGCTTCCCGGAGCGTCTCCTCGGCCATCAGCACATCGTTCGTTTCCTGGTAATGCGCCAGCGCATCGCGCCGCACGATAAGCGCGCGGGCCCAGGATTTCTGCAGCCGGTCCACCGTTTGCAGAAGCGCTTCGACCGGATCCTTCACGTTATGGCTCTGGTCGATCATGTACGAAGGGCTCGCGGGCAGCGCGCCGTCCGCAAGGGCATCCGCCAATTCGTTGAATATAAGAAATAACTGGTAGGGTTTGATGGAGCCGGATGTGAGATCATCGTCTCCGTACTTCGCATCGTTGAAATGAAAACCGCCCAGTCTGCCCGCCGTGATGAGGCGCGCCACCACCTGCTCGACATTCACATTCGGGAGATGGTGCCCCAGATCGACCAGACACGACGCCCGCTCCCCCGTCTCCCGCGCCAGCATAAGCGACGATCCCCAGTCGGACACCACCGTGGCGTAGAACGCCGGTTCGAACGGCTTGTGTTCGATGAACAGGTTCCAGTCCGAAGGCATCGCCTCGTACACGTCCGCCAGACAATCCCGTACCCGCTCGTAGGCCTTGCGCAAATGCGTCTGTCCCGGATAATTGGCCCCGTCGCCCAGCCAGATCGTCAGCGCGTTCGAACCCAGCGCGGCGCCCACTTCGACCACATGCAGATTGTGCGCCACCGCTTGTTTGCGCACCGAGGGATCCGTGTGCTGGAACGATCCGAACTTGTAGCTAACCGTCTGACCGGCCTGATCCTGAAAGGTGTTCGAGTTTACGGCATCGAATGCAAGCCCAAGCGCCGCGGCCTGCTCCCGCAGGGCCTGCGGATCGTCGGGTTCGTCCCAGGGAATGTGGAGCGATATCCGCGAGGCCGAGCCGGTGAGCCGGCGCACCACGGACACATCCTGCATTTTCTCGAATACGTCGCGCGGCTCGCCCCCGCCCGGAAAACGCCCGAACCGCGTGCCGCCGGTCCCCAGGGCCCACGAGGGCACCGCCACCTCAAAAGCAGCCACCTGCTCCACGACCGCATCAGGGTCCAGGCCGCGGCGGCGCAGTTGTTCGTCGAGATGCGCATAGTCGCTGCGCCAGGCTTCGTCGCATTCCCGGTTCGAAGCGTCGATCTGATCCGGTGTCATCATGGCGTCAGGACAATAGGAATGAAACAGGAAGGTAAACTATGGGGGAGGTAAAATGCGGACCTTGCCGGCATGGCGCAGCGCGTATGCTGCCGGCTCCTGTCAGGAAGCATCGGCGCGGCCCATCCAGAACGAGGCGGTCGAAAACCAGAGCACGGCGCCCACAAGCATAAGCACCGCATGCGTGCGCCAGGAAAGCACGCCCGCAAGCACCAGCACAGCCGGAACGACCGTCAGGGCAAGGCCGCTGTACGACAGTATTTTCAGCACGGTGGTCATTGGCGTATGATTGCGTACAGGGCGACGAATCGCTGTATGATGAAACGATGATGCAAGGCGGAAACGTTACGATTGCGCGGCAGGAGACGCCCGACCCGATCGTTGCCGGATCACGCTAAGCCCGATAAACAAACCCGTTGCGATGAACCAGCCGGGCAGGCCCAGAAAAAATATATCCCATCCCCAGATCACATGCATCAACCGGCAGGCGGCCAGCGTCCCTATCCATGTCAACGCAGCGGGCCAGTCGAAAGCGATCTGTTTCCAGCCGGCGTATCCGGAGCGCAGACCCATCTTCGGCAGAATCCAGAAATCGGCGAAAATCACCGCCCCCATCGGCATCAGAATGAGCCCGTAGAGCGCCACAAAGTCAAGCAGGCGCATCATCAGCGCGGGAAACAGGGCCGCCACGGTCGTAACCCCTCCCACCGCGAGGGTCACCTTCCAGCGCTTCCAGTTCGGAGTGATGGTCTGCATGGCCAGCCCGGCGCGGTAAATCGTCGGGTTCGCCGTAGTCCACCCGGCCACCACCACGGCGATCAACCCCGCGATTCCCGCTCCGAGCCACGCAATCGGGCCGGGCGCCACTTCGCCCCCCTGCTGAATAGCCAGCGCCACCAGCACGCCCGACGCCACCCAGGCCATGTAATGTCCGAGATACATCCCGAAGGCGCTGGCGAAACCGTACTGCCATTTTCTGGCGTACCGCAGAATGGTCAGGTCCGCCATGCCTATATGCATGGCCATGTTCGCAAACCAGGCAAAAAACGTTACATGCCAGAAGGTGAACCGGACGCGGCCTTCCACCGGCACGCCCGTCCATATCTTCTCGTTCGCCACGGTCCGCAGATCCTCGAACGACCGCACCCCCAACTCCGGCAGTACGGCCAGCCCCGCAGCCAGAAACACGAGCAGCAACCACGGCGAAGCGATCTTGGAAAAGCGTGCAATCCTGTCGAACCCGAGCACGGCGAGCACGGTCACCACGCTTCCGACCGCCAGCACCGTCACCACCCATGCGGCGCTGTTGGGATACAGGTCGCTCAGGCCCGGCATGGGCATATCGAACGGAATGCCCACCGCCGTGGCCGCCACGGAAATCATCGCCCCCGCCAGAAAACAGAACATCAGGGCGTTGACGATATTGTAGGCGAAAAGCAGATTGGGACCGGTGATCTTCCGCAGGTGCCAGTACAGATTCAGCCGGGTCCTTGTGCCGATGGGCGCGCACAGAAAAGCCCACGACAATACAGCCAGCAAATTTCCCACCAGCAGGCCCAGCAGCAGATCGCCCGTCGCTACGCCATGTGCCACGAAAAGCGGCCCGATCACGAATTCGGTGCCCGCCACATGCTCGCCGGCATACAACCCGATAAACCCGCCCGGCCCCCTCAGGCGGTCTTCGGAGACCGGCTCCCGATCGAATTCGTTGATCGCGTCGAGGCGGGCGGCAAGAGTGCTTCCGGGGGAAGAATCCGTCATGGAACAGGCCTGGATATGGCGCGGGCGAATCACGGAAAAAGGGTATTCCAATCAACACATT
The sequence above is drawn from the Bacteroidetes bacterium SB0662_bin_6 genome and encodes:
- a CDS encoding rhamnulokinase, translated to MHTGGPMRERAQHMLAVDLGAASGRVVLGRFDGERVEMQEVHRFGTPIVEGDGHIRWDIHAMEEEIRIGLQAALAEAPGVRSVSVDSWGVDYVLLDADGSPVGLPYCYRDHRLDGVMETVFETVPPEDIYECTGIYSWPFNTLYQWVADSEEGLQAAHCLMMADYFNHRLGGRRAVEVSLASTTQMMDVHTREWAAPLMRTVGLDPVRWPEIVPSGTILGSVHGHPDIAVIATCSHDTALAVAAAPAVDPDAAWAYISCGTWSLFGVERATPVVTAEALAAGFTNEAGLDGSIRLLKNLTGLWVLQECAREWGGVAWDALEEEARAAPSMGVVVDLEDPRFLHRDGMEERLLDTLRENGSPLPASRGALCRLIVESIADSYRRALIDLERVTGERIDVLHLMGGGSQNSLLCVLTAQACNRPVAAGPVEATALGNALIQLRTLGALPQGVSLREVSARSCNVRAYRPSGQVL
- a CDS encoding sugar isomerase, translated to MMTPDQIDASNRECDEAWRSDYAHLDEQLRRRGLDPDAVVEQVAAFEVAVPSWALGTGGTRFGRFPGGGEPRDVFEKMQDVSVVRRLTGSASRISLHIPWDEPDDPQALREQAAALGLAFDAVNSNTFQDQAGQTVSYKFGSFQHTDPSVRKQAVAHNLHVVEVGAALGSNALTIWLGDGANYPGQTHLRKAYERVRDCLADVYEAMPSDWNLFIEHKPFEPAFYATVVSDWGSSLMLARETGERASCLVDLGHHLPNVNVEQVVARLITAGRLGGFHFNDAKYGDDDLTSGSIKPYQLFLIFNELADALADGALPASPSYMIDQSHNVKDPVEALLQTVDRLQKSWARALIVRRDALAHYQETNDVLMAEETLREAYETDVSALAAAARKRLGGAIDPVGAFRASRYREQVSEARTGAAYVPPQSL